The region CGCAGAAAACAGCAATTGCACTGTCTAATACTCTAAGGGATCTTTCTACCTCCACAGTAAAGTCCACATGTCCAGGTGTATCTATAACATTAATTCTATGATCATCCCACATACATGTAGTTGCAGCAGATGTGATTGTAATACCTCTTTCTTGCTCTTGTTCCATCCAATCCATCTGAGATGCACCTTCATGAGTTTCACCTACTTTGTGTATCTTACCTGAGTAAAACAAGATTCTTTCTGTAGTTGTTGTCTTGCCTGCATCAATATGAGCCATTATGCCTATATTTCTAATGTTTTTAAGCGACATTTGCTTTGGCATAATTTCTCCTCC is a window of Tissierellales bacterium DNA encoding:
- a CDS encoding GTP-binding protein, which gives rise to MPKQMSLKNIRNIGIMAHIDAGKTTTTERILFYSGKIHKVGETHEGASQMDWMEQEQERGITITSAATTCMWDDHRINVIDTPGHVDFTVEVERSLRVLDSAIAVFC